CGGGGCCGTGCGCCCAGGGGACGCCGGCGAACTTCTGCGGGCCGCTCCCGAAGGCCAGCCGCTCGGAGACGTCCCGCTGCGACTCGGCCAGGATGTTGACGCACAGGCGCGCGGCGGTGCGCATGACCGGCCACGTCGTGCTGGTGTGCGCCACGCAGAACGCCACGAGGGGCGGGTCGAGGGAGACGGACGTGAACGAGTTCACGGCCAGGCCCGCCGGGAGTCCCGACGCGGGATCGAGCGCGGTGACGGCGACCACGCCGGTCGGGAACCTGCCCAGCACCGAGCGGAACGCGGCCGGGTCGAGGCCGGTCGCCGAGGGGCCGGACGAGCGGTCGGGCGATCCGTGCATTGGA
The sequence above is a segment of the Actinomadura coerulea genome. Coding sequences within it:
- a CDS encoding flavin reductase family protein, with protein sequence MHGSPDRSSGPSATGLDPAAFRSVLGRFPTGVVAVTALDPASGLPAGLAVNSFTSVSLDPPLVAFCVAHTSTTWPVMRTAARLCVNILAESQRDVSERLAFGSGPQKFAGVPWAHGPGGAPLIDGALAWIECSVEQEHVAGDHLIVVARAHDLAEHHDAGPLVFYRSGYGAVTRFTPSQGL